A stretch of Oryza brachyantha chromosome 4, ObraRS2, whole genome shotgun sequence DNA encodes these proteins:
- the LOC102700140 gene encoding pentatricopeptide repeat-containing protein At5g61800, which translates to MPAPDVVSYNALMDGYVKAGRLGLAMREFEGMPERDAMSWGTVVAGCAKAGRLEEAVRLFDRMRKEGFRPDDVALAAVLSCCAQLGALEKGREVHDYVRQNIPRPNVFLCTGIVDLYAKCGCVEVAREVFEACPEKNVFTWNALIVGLAMHGHGRVALEYFDRMLVEGFRPDGTTFLGVLIGCSHAGLVDTSRRIFCEMEGKHGVHRELKHYGCMADLLGRAGFIEEAMEMVKKMPMEGDSYVWGGILAGCRMHGNVDYAEVAAQHLLELNPEDGGVYSVMAGIYADASRWEDVARIRKLMDERIGKRNAGCSLITMECKDGIKIMS; encoded by the coding sequence ATGCCCGCCCCGGACGTCGTCTCGTACAACGCCCTGATGGATGGGTACGTCAAGGCTGGGCGGCTGGGGCTCGCCATGAGGGAGTTCGAGGGGATGCCGGAGCGGGACGCCATGTCATGGGGCACGGTAGTCGCAGGGTGTGCCAAGGCTGGGCGGTTGGAGGAGGCAGTGCGGCTGTTTGACAGGATGAGGAAGGAAGGATTCAGGCCGGACGACGTCGCGTTGGCCGCGGTGCTGTCGTGCTGCGCGCAGCTCGGCGCGCTGGAGAAGGGGCGGGAGGTGCATGACTATGTGAGGCAGAACATTCCCCGGCCAAACGTGTTCTTGTGTACAGGGATTGTTGATCTCTATGCAAAGTGTGGGTGCGTCGAGGTTGCCAGGGAGGTATTTGAAGCATGTCCTGAGAAGAACGTGTTCACGTGGAATGCGCTCATTGTCGGTCTGGCAATGCATGGCCATGGCAGGGTGGCACTGGAATATTTCGACCGCATGCTGGTTGAGGGCTTTCGACCAGACGGGACCACTTTCCTCGGTGTGTTGATTGGTTGCAGCCATGCTGGCCTTGTGGACACGTCAAGGAGGATATTCTGTGAGATGGAGGGCAAGCATGGCGTTCATCGAGAGTTGAAACATTATGGATGTATGGCTGATCTGCTTGGCCGAGCTGGGTTTATTGAGGAAGCAATGGAGATGGTCAAGAAGATGCCAATGGAGGGGGACTCATATGTCTGGGGAGGCATACTGGCTGGCTGCAGAATGCATGGGAATGTAGACTATGCTGAAGTAGCTGCCCAGCATTTACTGGAGCTGAACCCTGAAGACGGTGGGGTATACTCTGTCATGGCCGGAATCTATGCAGATGCCAGTAGATGGGAGGATGTTGCGAGGATAAGGAAATTGATGGATGAAAGGATCGGTAAGAGGAATGCTGGTTGCAGTTTGATCACGATGGAGTGCAAAGATGGTATCAAGATAATGAGCTGA